Proteins from one Leptonema illini DSM 21528 genomic window:
- a CDS encoding efflux RND transporter permease subunit — protein sequence MSGFSKLLGRPVAASMIVSSLSLLGVVSIFRLPLGLLPNLASPGVTILTRYPGVSSDTIERILTIPIEREMRDIPSIEKILSSSSDGESRVHLVFYPDTDVDIRMLDVREKLFQLEDRFPREVEPPSVLRYDPSNRPVFIVSFSPAQATDEQFKRLREIVEFQIKPAFERIRGVSEVSVGGGSEREIQLQIDPHRLVALQLSEQVPSSLDDGNMFVPAGRLDAGRSLVYADSRLRSIQEIGRLFVPMEPSSREQDSNRPQIPFTAFAQVLDSQRDPTSLSLSNGKERISLYIEKAGDANTLSITDECENELAVISKRFSEIQTHTVYNQGSQIKDAISQVISACIGGVVLAVAVLHFFLRRVGFTLVIGIAIPASLLTTFFLMFLFDIEMNVMSLSGLALGAGMLIDASIVVCEASAKTLVISSNQADEILHAIGRAAASVRGEVIASTLSTIIVFIPLLFADHETRALYRDFTLTVSLSLLTSMIFSLTVLPVFLLRVARYQSIFPMTERQNWASANIGEHRLIAMMRSRISDHINKIRELKILQTERWIAIYCQIATRKKWAVALIGGSILAAPILFVLAEKEYMARTESDTIEASVDLDPGIHLEKTRAIVENIERQIAKHPAIREINSKIESSHATLTIKIDRESGAETTIEELQSITDGNSDGYVHFERSAEGAGGAELELDFYGEDIGAMKQFAKAFADTIQSRIPEVDRVILRFRDGRQDLALYPHTVKNEMHGVSTSAIGRSLRQLIQGNVITKYYDSTPGSEREIDVRVRAKDGLIETPDDILELQLPGTPAPIKALVRPAFEESETRIYRNNRRRSISILLQFHSGTTTSLAVKIEDLIDKSTLPPETVAAFGDSYKKMLANQSQMAASLILSVVLVYLLLAFLFENLVDPLIVLTSIPISLSFVFLLLLILNRPLNISIYIGLIMLGGIVVNNAILILAEIRSEQSALQTIDQFMHASFRRLRPILMTTSTTVLGMAPLLFDTGSQSALWNSLAVAVTSGLLFSMPAVLFIIPFLTYMQKTRSKQEIV from the coding sequence ATGTCGGGTTTTTCAAAGCTACTAGGCCGACCTGTTGCCGCTTCCATGATCGTAAGCTCTCTGTCGCTGCTGGGAGTCGTCTCCATTTTTCGCCTGCCACTGGGCCTGCTCCCAAACCTTGCAAGTCCGGGTGTGACCATTCTGACGCGTTATCCGGGAGTCTCGTCCGACACTATCGAACGTATCCTGACAATTCCCATTGAAAGGGAGATGCGTGACATCCCTTCCATAGAAAAAATTCTGTCGTCTTCAAGCGACGGGGAGTCACGAGTGCATCTCGTCTTCTACCCCGATACAGATGTAGATATTCGCATGCTGGATGTGCGCGAAAAATTATTTCAACTGGAAGATCGTTTCCCTCGCGAAGTAGAGCCACCCTCCGTTCTGAGATACGATCCGTCGAATAGGCCCGTTTTCATCGTTTCATTCTCTCCTGCTCAAGCAACCGACGAACAATTCAAGCGATTACGTGAGATTGTCGAATTCCAGATCAAACCGGCGTTCGAACGCATCCGGGGCGTTTCAGAGGTCTCAGTCGGCGGAGGTTCAGAGCGAGAGATTCAGTTACAGATTGATCCACACAGACTTGTTGCACTCCAGCTTTCGGAGCAGGTTCCCTCCTCACTTGATGACGGGAATATGTTTGTTCCCGCCGGACGCCTTGATGCAGGCCGATCGCTCGTCTACGCGGATTCACGATTGCGTTCGATCCAGGAAATTGGAAGGCTGTTTGTGCCAATGGAGCCGTCTTCGCGCGAACAAGATTCGAATCGCCCGCAGATTCCTTTCACCGCCTTCGCACAGGTTCTCGATTCACAGCGAGATCCTACGAGCCTTTCCTTGAGCAACGGCAAAGAACGCATATCTCTATATATCGAAAAGGCAGGTGATGCAAATACACTTTCGATAACGGATGAATGCGAAAATGAGCTTGCCGTCATTTCGAAGCGCTTCTCAGAAATCCAGACACATACGGTTTACAATCAGGGCAGCCAGATCAAAGATGCGATTTCGCAGGTAATCTCGGCCTGTATTGGCGGAGTAGTGCTTGCCGTCGCCGTCCTTCATTTCTTTCTGCGACGTGTCGGGTTCACGCTTGTCATCGGCATCGCCATCCCGGCATCGCTCCTTACTACGTTCTTCTTGATGTTTCTTTTCGATATTGAGATGAACGTTATGAGCCTTTCCGGCCTGGCGCTCGGTGCCGGCATGCTGATTGATGCCTCCATAGTCGTCTGCGAGGCCTCGGCGAAAACACTCGTAATATCGTCTAACCAGGCAGATGAAATTCTGCATGCGATTGGCCGCGCAGCGGCGTCCGTACGCGGAGAAGTCATCGCATCAACGCTGAGTACGATCATCGTCTTTATTCCTCTATTATTCGCCGATCACGAAACACGCGCTCTTTATCGTGATTTCACGCTGACGGTGAGTCTGTCACTCTTGACATCAATGATTTTCTCGCTCACTGTTCTACCGGTATTTCTCTTACGAGTAGCGCGCTATCAATCGATATTTCCGATGACCGAACGCCAGAACTGGGCATCAGCAAACATTGGAGAGCATCGCTTGATAGCGATGATGCGTTCGAGAATATCAGATCATATCAACAAGATCCGCGAATTGAAAATTCTTCAAACTGAGCGATGGATTGCAATCTATTGCCAGATAGCAACAAGAAAGAAATGGGCGGTCGCTCTCATTGGCGGCTCCATACTTGCCGCTCCCATCCTTTTCGTTCTGGCAGAGAAGGAATACATGGCTCGAACGGAAAGCGATACGATCGAGGCAAGCGTCGATCTCGATCCTGGCATTCATCTCGAGAAAACAAGAGCGATCGTAGAGAATATCGAAAGGCAGATCGCGAAGCACCCGGCCATACGCGAGATCAATTCGAAGATCGAAAGCTCTCATGCCACACTGACGATAAAGATAGATCGGGAATCCGGTGCAGAGACAACCATCGAAGAGCTACAATCCATCACCGACGGAAACTCTGACGGCTACGTTCATTTTGAACGCAGTGCGGAAGGCGCCGGGGGGGCTGAGCTTGAGCTTGATTTTTACGGCGAAGATATAGGTGCAATGAAGCAGTTTGCAAAGGCCTTCGCCGACACGATTCAAAGTCGAATTCCCGAAGTAGACCGAGTCATCCTTAGATTCAGGGACGGCAGACAGGATCTCGCCCTGTATCCTCATACAGTAAAAAACGAAATGCATGGAGTCAGCACATCGGCCATCGGCCGGTCCCTGCGGCAGCTAATACAGGGTAACGTAATCACGAAATACTATGACAGTACACCAGGATCGGAACGCGAGATCGATGTGCGCGTCAGGGCCAAAGACGGCTTGATCGAAACACCCGACGACATTCTCGAACTTCAGCTGCCTGGAACACCGGCCCCGATAAAGGCTCTGGTTCGTCCCGCCTTCGAAGAAAGCGAAACGCGCATCTACCGCAACAACCGGCGCCGCAGTATCAGCATTCTCCTGCAATTTCACTCGGGCACAACAACCAGCCTTGCTGTAAAAATCGAGGATCTTATCGATAAAAGTACGCTACCTCCTGAAACTGTTGCCGCCTTCGGCGATTCCTATAAGAAAATGCTGGCTAACCAGTCGCAAATGGCGGCCAGTCTTATCCTTTCCGTCGTTCTTGTTTATCTGCTTCTTGCTTTTCTATTTGAGAATCTTGTCGATCCACTTATCGTTCTGACTTCGATTCCCATCTCCCTCTCCTTTGTATTTTTATTGCTCTTGATCCTGAATCGACCGCTTAACATCAGCATCTACATCGGTCTGATCATGCTCGGAGGCATCGTCGTTAACAACGCTATTCTGATCCTCGCTGAGATCCGCTCTGAACAGTCGGCACTTCAAACGATCGATCAATTCATGCACGCTTCTTTTCGCCGGCTGCGTCCGATCCTGATGACCACGAGCACGACGGTGCTCGGCATGGCACCGTTGCTTTTCGATACGGGATCACAGAGCGCTCTCTGGAATTCCCTGGCCGTTGCAGTAACCTCAGGGCTTCTCTTTTCAATGCCTGCCGTTCTTTTCATTATTCCGTTCCTCACATACATGCAGAAGACCCGCTCAAAACAGGAGATCGTATGA
- a CDS encoding YIP1 family protein: MIEQIEQMLQRRYIPSVLAESTTRILQLRRSPSTFFAENQKNHRFFVQALKDSLLLWTAITIMLFVVTVINLNAIRLSNLAFSSLTGTAPHANAYLPWSQLAFPIFWSVAPLTIGSIRHLFLIMLGENERSIQKTQALALYAALPFALATGISAILGAAFPCVPRPGSGFFSCPMLLIGSVLIITGGCIDALFWLKGLRTLYQQNIGRAILTYISPLILFMLSTFAVYSSASMLLLLRP, translated from the coding sequence ATGATCGAACAAATCGAACAAATGCTACAGAGAAGATATATTCCGTCCGTGCTCGCCGAATCGACGACACGAATACTTCAGTTACGACGATCACCGTCTACGTTCTTTGCTGAGAATCAAAAGAATCACCGCTTTTTCGTGCAGGCATTGAAAGATTCGCTGCTTCTCTGGACAGCCATAACAATCATGCTCTTCGTGGTAACGGTCATAAACCTGAATGCCATCAGACTGAGCAATCTGGCCTTCAGCAGTCTCACAGGTACGGCGCCTCATGCAAACGCTTATCTTCCGTGGTCTCAGCTCGCCTTCCCGATCTTCTGGTCAGTCGCGCCACTTACTATCGGATCCATCCGGCATCTTTTTCTGATCATGCTCGGTGAAAATGAACGATCCATTCAGAAAACACAGGCCCTTGCCCTCTATGCAGCTCTACCGTTCGCTCTGGCAACGGGAATCAGCGCGATCCTCGGTGCGGCTTTTCCCTGCGTGCCGCGACCCGGTAGCGGCTTTTTCTCATGCCCTATGCTTCTTATCGGAAGCGTACTCATAATCACAGGCGGGTGCATAGACGCATTGTTCTGGCTGAAGGGACTTCGGACGTTGTATCAGCAGAATATCGGGCGGGCCATACTCACGTATATCTCGCCCCTCATCCTGTTCATGCTTTCAACGTTTGCGGTGTATTCATCGGCCAGCATGCTACTGCTGCTCCGGCCATGA
- a CDS encoding RtcB family protein codes for MSASTIQTTGVPIRIWADPAEVEGAALRQLQNTAALPWVFKQICAMPDVHYGIGATVGSVIAMKEAIAPAAVGVDIGCGMAAVKTNLNASDLPDSLKELRSEIERAIPVGFNMHRDPAIDRALERDDRESRKMADRLFHEYADLARVAQGLREKATRQIGTLGGGNHFIELCLDTNDSVWMMLHSGSRNIGKELAEFHIARARKLAHNADLPDRDLAVFLAGTPEMQEYRRDLFWAQRYAYLNRLVMLGLYSKALKRFFPRLQEQERVICHHNYVAEEMHFGENVLVTRKGAIRAGRGEMGIIPGSMGTRSYIVRGLGNPDSFESASHGAGRRMSRGEAKRRFSAADLERETAGVECRKDPGVLDEIPSAYKDIDAVMQRQSDLVEVVYQLKQILCVKG; via the coding sequence ATGTCCGCTTCGACGATTCAAACAACAGGCGTTCCGATTCGAATCTGGGCCGACCCCGCAGAGGTGGAGGGGGCGGCCCTCAGGCAGCTTCAAAACACGGCGGCGCTTCCCTGGGTATTCAAGCAGATCTGCGCTATGCCCGACGTGCATTATGGCATCGGTGCGACCGTCGGCTCCGTGATCGCCATGAAAGAGGCCATCGCTCCCGCAGCTGTCGGGGTCGACATCGGCTGCGGTATGGCGGCCGTTAAAACAAATCTTAATGCGTCCGATCTTCCCGACTCGCTGAAAGAGCTTCGATCTGAAATCGAGCGTGCCATCCCTGTGGGATTCAACATGCACAGAGATCCGGCCATTGACAGGGCCCTGGAGCGAGACGATCGCGAATCAAGAAAGATGGCGGATCGTCTTTTCCATGAATATGCTGATCTTGCCCGCGTAGCGCAGGGGCTTCGCGAGAAGGCCACACGCCAGATCGGAACGCTTGGCGGAGGCAATCACTTCATCGAGCTCTGCCTTGATACGAACGATTCCGTATGGATGATGCTTCATTCGGGCTCGCGCAACATCGGCAAAGAACTCGCAGAATTCCATATTGCCCGAGCTCGCAAGCTGGCGCATAACGCCGATTTACCCGACAGAGACCTTGCCGTCTTTCTTGCCGGTACGCCCGAGATGCAGGAATATCGGCGTGACCTTTTCTGGGCGCAGCGCTATGCGTATCTGAACCGACTGGTGATGCTCGGGTTATACAGCAAAGCCCTCAAGCGCTTCTTTCCGCGGCTACAGGAGCAGGAACGCGTTATCTGTCACCATAACTATGTAGCCGAAGAGATGCATTTCGGCGAGAACGTGCTTGTGACGCGAAAGGGAGCCATCCGTGCGGGCAGGGGAGAGATGGGCATTATTCCCGGCTCTATGGGTACGCGATCCTACATCGTGCGCGGCCTCGGTAATCCAGATTCCTTCGAGAGCGCCTCACATGGGGCGGGACGTCGCATGAGCCGGGGCGAGGCGAAGCGGCGTTTCTCGGCCGCCGATCTTGAACGTGAAACGGCCGGCGTCGAATGCCGCAAAGATCCCGGAGTGCTCGATGAAATCCCCTCGGCCTATAAAGATATTGATGCGGTGATGCAGCGTCAGAGCGACCTTGTCGAAGTCGTATACCAGTTGAAGCAGATCCTCTGTGTTAAGGGATGA
- a CDS encoding efflux RND transporter permease subunit: MIAFCVKRPVATSMAFTAILLLGVIGSSRLKVNLFPDIAFPRISVITPYSNVQAEEIENLVTRPVEDALSAVPGVRKLRSISQEGLSIVHVDLEWGSSTDSAIIQARQKVDLARSVLPQDTGKSMIARFDPSREPIMTLVARPTSQLTFEQTREYIERNVRPLLERIEGVASVSIQGGLRREIQVNIDRDKLRSYNLTLSRIGQNLDASNYTFPAGAVKKGKHEYQVKVKGEFDSVESIRNAIVAVGENGAPVALFKVGTIADGFKERTATAVHNGQPVILILIRKEPDRNAVQTADNISAALLEINNRFRAYITFEILNDSSHHIVESINSVIMSALLGAIIAFAVLLFFLGDIRTSVIIVLSIPVSVLFTLLMMFLTGISVNIISLGGLALGTGMLVDNSIVVIESIQQIREKRAGQLAESAIQGAKAVSGSVLASTATSIVVFLPILFVPGIAGAIFKDLSLTVTFSLVGSLLVSLTLIPMLSALPSASIDHVFHRFDSYLKPTYSYANALIDSLQEKYTTILQRFLFNNRRFFATIAALSIGGIALLYFLDRELFPATNARVIEMKLTLQEGTAIDDAEAFIANLQRHLLDTSATEVRDITTVIGMEEDDTETKMTGKRRPHHTESLIYLNEGVDASEYLHLLKQTVEQIPGVRSEVRIQGDILQTLLGSDRKIQFDTEAAQREKARSVTDHVQSRIASDPRILYLSGSSKPSIPEIRITLDRLRLAALGLSVRDAALALRSAVFGEVSTIYREQDREIDVRLRFRKEDRSEPGDLKQIPASLQDGRMVELSSFITSRNAVGFETILREDQRRLERLEIEAAREKEASLMDDLFIIKEELESVDPAIQIRVQKTNQATMDSLKNLGLAFLLSSVLIYQLLAAQFESLIHPFTLILSIPMMFAGTSLALFLTGNTLNIQSTIGLVMLTGIVVNNAIVLYECISARLEGVPEAERLRQLPEILNEAGRERLRPILLSTLTTVLALLPLALKIGPGAEMQAPLAVVVIGGLTMSTVLTLICFPVIYYQVEKMLANRKGNGRRRL, encoded by the coding sequence ATGATTGCATTCTGTGTAAAACGTCCGGTCGCCACTTCGATGGCCTTTACCGCGATACTGTTGCTGGGCGTTATCGGCTCATCTCGATTAAAGGTGAATCTCTTCCCCGATATCGCCTTCCCCCGAATCAGCGTCATCACGCCCTACTCAAACGTACAGGCAGAAGAAATCGAGAATCTTGTCACACGCCCTGTTGAAGACGCGCTCAGCGCCGTTCCCGGAGTCCGTAAACTACGCTCAATCTCTCAAGAAGGGTTATCCATCGTTCATGTCGATCTGGAATGGGGATCCTCGACCGATAGCGCCATTATCCAGGCAAGACAGAAGGTCGATCTTGCCCGATCCGTTCTACCTCAGGATACGGGAAAATCCATGATTGCCCGATTTGATCCGTCACGAGAACCTATCATGACGCTTGTGGCCCGTCCGACCTCTCAGCTCACATTTGAACAAACCAGAGAGTATATTGAACGGAATGTGCGCCCTCTTCTTGAACGAATCGAAGGGGTGGCATCGGTCTCGATACAGGGCGGGCTTCGTCGCGAAATACAGGTTAATATCGACAGGGATAAACTGCGTTCGTATAATCTCACGCTTTCGCGCATCGGCCAGAATCTCGATGCCTCCAACTACACCTTCCCCGCCGGAGCCGTAAAAAAAGGAAAACATGAATATCAGGTGAAGGTAAAAGGAGAGTTCGATAGCGTCGAATCCATAAGAAACGCCATCGTCGCCGTCGGTGAAAACGGAGCTCCCGTGGCTCTGTTCAAAGTCGGAACCATCGCTGACGGTTTCAAAGAGAGAACGGCTACTGCCGTTCATAACGGACAGCCCGTCATCCTCATACTGATACGGAAAGAGCCTGACAGAAACGCAGTTCAGACGGCAGACAACATCTCCGCTGCGCTTCTCGAAATCAACAATCGATTCCGTGCGTACATTACATTCGAAATATTGAACGATAGCTCCCATCATATCGTCGAATCGATCAATTCCGTCATCATGTCTGCCCTGCTCGGCGCCATCATCGCCTTTGCCGTCCTTCTTTTTTTTCTGGGAGACATTCGCACATCGGTGATTATAGTACTCAGCATTCCAGTTTCGGTCCTCTTTACGTTGTTAATGATGTTTCTTACGGGCATCTCGGTTAATATCATCAGTCTGGGAGGTCTTGCTCTCGGAACCGGTATGCTGGTCGACAACTCGATCGTCGTCATTGAGTCCATTCAACAGATCAGAGAAAAAAGGGCGGGTCAGCTCGCTGAAAGCGCTATACAAGGAGCAAAAGCCGTTTCGGGATCGGTGCTCGCATCAACAGCAACGTCCATTGTCGTGTTCCTTCCCATCCTATTCGTTCCAGGCATCGCCGGAGCCATCTTTAAAGATCTTTCCCTTACGGTGACATTCTCGCTGGTCGGGTCTCTGCTTGTATCGTTGACGCTGATTCCCATGCTCTCCGCCCTGCCCTCCGCTTCTATCGACCATGTTTTCCACAGATTTGATTCATACTTGAAACCGACTTATAGTTATGCGAATGCATTGATCGATTCGCTGCAAGAAAAATATACGACGATCCTGCAACGCTTCCTGTTTAACAATCGTCGATTTTTTGCTACGATTGCAGCGCTCAGTATCGGTGGCATAGCCCTTCTCTATTTTCTCGACAGGGAGCTTTTCCCTGCCACGAACGCGAGGGTGATCGAGATGAAACTGACCCTGCAAGAAGGGACGGCTATCGACGATGCCGAAGCCTTCATAGCTAATCTACAGAGGCATCTTCTCGATACATCCGCTACGGAGGTCCGCGATATCACCACGGTAATCGGCATGGAAGAGGATGATACCGAAACGAAGATGACGGGCAAGAGGCGTCCCCATCACACAGAATCGCTGATCTACTTAAACGAAGGCGTTGATGCTTCGGAATACCTGCATCTTTTAAAACAGACTGTCGAACAGATCCCCGGTGTGCGCAGCGAAGTTCGAATACAGGGAGACATCTTGCAGACCCTTCTTGGAAGCGACAGAAAGATACAATTTGATACTGAAGCCGCTCAGAGAGAAAAAGCTCGGTCCGTGACCGATCATGTACAGAGCCGAATCGCATCCGATCCGCGCATTCTCTATCTCAGCGGATCCTCAAAGCCTTCCATTCCAGAGATTCGCATCACTCTCGATCGCTTGCGACTTGCAGCACTCGGGCTATCTGTACGCGACGCCGCCCTGGCGCTACGATCGGCAGTCTTTGGCGAGGTATCAACGATCTATCGTGAGCAGGATCGAGAGATTGACGTTCGCCTTCGTTTCCGCAAGGAAGACCGTTCCGAACCGGGCGATCTGAAACAGATTCCCGCCTCTTTACAAGATGGTCGCATGGTCGAGCTCAGCTCCTTCATCACATCTCGCAATGCAGTCGGATTCGAGACCATACTGCGAGAGGATCAGCGCCGGCTCGAACGCCTTGAAATCGAAGCGGCTCGCGAAAAAGAGGCGTCTTTGATGGATGATCTCTTCATCATCAAAGAAGAGCTCGAGTCCGTTGATCCGGCCATTCAGATTCGAGTTCAGAAAACCAATCAGGCGACGATGGATTCACTCAAGAATCTGGGGCTCGCCTTCTTGCTCTCAAGCGTTCTGATCTACCAGCTTCTCGCCGCCCAGTTCGAATCGCTCATTCATCCGTTCACTTTGATCCTTTCCATTCCTATGATGTTTGCCGGGACATCCCTGGCGCTCTTTCTTACCGGAAACACCCTCAACATTCAGTCGACGATCGGGCTCGTTATGTTAACAGGCATCGTTGTTAACAATGCCATCGTGCTCTATGAGTGTATATCGGCGCGCCTTGAAGGCGTTCCCGAAGCGGAACGACTCCGGCAGCTGCCAGAGATACTGAACGAAGCAGGTCGGGAACGCCTGCGACCGATTCTCTTGAGCACGTTGACCACCGTCCTTGCCCTGCTTCCTCTGGCACTGAAGATCGGCCCGGGAGCTGAGATGCAAGCCCCGCTTGCCGTCGTCGTCATCGGCGGATTAACCATGTCCACCGTTCTGACCCTGATCTGCTTCCCGGTCATATACTATCAGGTCGAAAAGATGCTTGCAAATCGCAAGGGCAACGGACGTCGGAGGCTTTGA
- a CDS encoding nuclear transport factor 2 family protein → MDQKQAVDFCNQWLPAWTGNRPDNLIDFYHQDVFYRDPTASKGITGRRKLLVYFKLLLKRNPDWVWTHDEVFETTNGFTLKWKARIPVGNKIVEEFGLDIVELQDGRIIRNEVFFDLSALRANN, encoded by the coding sequence ATGGACCAAAAGCAAGCCGTCGACTTCTGCAACCAATGGTTGCCCGCCTGGACCGGCAACCGGCCGGACAATTTAATCGACTTTTACCACCAGGATGTTTTTTACCGCGACCCCACGGCATCCAAGGGCATCACCGGTCGCCGCAAACTTTTGGTCTATTTCAAGCTGCTACTCAAACGCAATCCCGATTGGGTGTGGACCCACGACGAAGTGTTTGAGACAACGAACGGTTTTACTCTAAAATGGAAGGCCCGAATTCCGGTGGGCAACAAAATCGTGGAAGAATTCGGATTGGATATTGTCGAGCTACAGGACGGCCGAATCATCAGAAATGAAGTGTTTTTTGATTTGTCGGCTTTGCGCGCAAACAATTGA